A window from Photobacterium atrarenae encodes these proteins:
- the fecE gene encoding Fe(3+) dicitrate ABC transporter ATP-binding protein FecE — MLHAMNVSVGYGEKAILNNLSVTIPRGKVTALIGPNGCGKSTLLKTLSRVISPSSGQVQLNDRPLSKWATKAIAQHISLLPQNLLHPEGITVRQLVEYGRTPYVSHWGRLKSEDRHIVEQAMVRTGVDEFQHTLLDGLSGGQRQRAWIAMILAQDTEIVMLDEPTTFLDLSHQIELMQIIRDMQATGKTVVVVLHDLNQAARYCDHLVVLKQGVIEAEGAPEAIMTHQLLNDVFSVKAKVVADPVSGTPLCVPL, encoded by the coding sequence ATGCTGCATGCGATGAATGTTTCGGTCGGGTATGGCGAGAAAGCAATTCTCAATAACCTGTCGGTGACGATCCCTCGGGGAAAAGTCACGGCACTGATTGGTCCGAATGGTTGCGGGAAGTCCACACTGCTGAAAACGCTGTCACGGGTCATCTCACCATCATCTGGTCAGGTTCAATTGAACGACCGCCCACTCAGCAAATGGGCAACGAAAGCAATCGCGCAGCATATCTCCCTGTTGCCGCAGAATTTACTTCATCCCGAGGGGATCACGGTTCGCCAACTCGTCGAGTACGGACGTACGCCGTATGTGTCTCATTGGGGCCGGCTGAAATCCGAAGATCGGCACATTGTCGAGCAGGCGATGGTGCGCACTGGCGTTGATGAATTTCAACACACGCTGCTTGATGGCCTGTCAGGCGGACAGCGGCAACGGGCATGGATTGCGATGATCCTGGCTCAGGATACTGAGATCGTGATGCTGGATGAGCCGACAACATTTCTCGATCTCTCGCACCAGATCGAACTGATGCAGATTATTCGTGATATGCAGGCAACCGGAAAAACGGTTGTTGTTGTTCTGCATGATCTCAACCAGGCGGCGCGATATTGCGATCATCTGGTGGTGCTCAAGCAAGGGGTCATCGAAGCTGAAGGAGCGCCCGAGGCCATTATGACCCATCAGTTACTGAACGATGTTTTTTCGGTGAAAGCCAAAGTGGTGGCTGATCCGGTATCCGGCACCCCTTTATGTGTGCCGTTATAA
- a CDS encoding YdbL family protein, protein MKKIVYFLFALCLSFNAYALDLQQAKDQGLVGEANTGYIAPVTVTTTSEVRQLVSSVNRIRKANYQRIAVSNGLTTEEVGRLAYQKAIRKTEPGHYVQNAAGAWVRK, encoded by the coding sequence ATGAAGAAAATTGTGTACTTTTTGTTCGCGCTTTGCCTCTCATTCAACGCATATGCCCTGGATCTCCAACAGGCAAAAGATCAGGGGCTGGTGGGGGAAGCCAACACCGGTTATATCGCACCGGTGACCGTAACGACCACCTCTGAAGTCCGGCAATTAGTCAGCTCAGTCAACCGGATCCGTAAAGCCAATTACCAGCGAATTGCGGTCTCCAACGGCCTGACCACCGAAGAGGTCGGCAGACTGGCCTATCAAAAAGCAATTCGAAAAACCGAGCCGGGTCATTATGTCCAAAATGCTGCCGGGGCCTGGGTCAGGAAATAG
- a CDS encoding TonB-dependent receptor family protein, translating to MAKKTQTPPHNTWKYSLLAGSVVLALNAQASEYQTTDEVMVITGSVIGTSSIEEVRDYPGNRTVLTQDDIKKSATLSIDGALQRVPGIKIQDETGTGVLPNISVRGLKASRSGHAQFLMDGVPMTLAPYGHTGQSIFPSTLSALDRIDVVRGGAAVQYGPNNVGGVINLVTKPISQTWETELSNKLTVFEGGDAPLNDFYLRTGGWVSDSFAIQLEGNFLTGESFREHTDTDVKNFQLKTEWLVDELQSVEAFVQRYDADTQMPGALTPTDYQADRHQSTRPHDNFEGETTRWNVRYTRDISTLPFADLAEAEVLLFGHHAKRNFEWGFNSGDGHWADPGIASTHLRTSPRTFDVYGVEPKVNFYVAGTRVSQNWIIGTRFVNEDIDYKLTQTAFADGTTTTPRDWNLKTDAWAAYVSNEMGFLDDTLMVTPGLRYESIDMRFHDLGKETSDDNQVSELLPGLTLAYHFTDAWVGYANGQRSLRAPQIAYIRGKGEEGMELAWNYELGARFTGETSAFNIALYRIDFEDQLQWNSGEQSFDNIGETRHQGIEVEGSYSPVALPELSLHLAYNYLDAEQREGEFAGNQLPYTSKHQVIWDTSYDFRGYETTVSGLYFSDAFSDNANTVDEDASGATGRVPSYTVWNFNVGKDLFANDSGTLRANIAINNLFDKEYYFRGIDVSPVGRYPAPGRSYSLDLNYTF from the coding sequence GTGGCGAAGAAAACTCAGACTCCACCCCATAACACCTGGAAATACTCATTGCTCGCCGGTTCGGTCGTTTTGGCCCTGAATGCGCAGGCCAGTGAATACCAGACAACCGATGAGGTCATGGTGATCACCGGCAGTGTGATTGGGACATCAAGCATTGAAGAAGTAAGAGATTACCCGGGTAACCGTACTGTTCTGACTCAGGATGACATCAAAAAGTCAGCAACCTTGTCAATTGACGGCGCCTTACAGCGGGTGCCTGGTATTAAGATCCAGGATGAAACAGGAACAGGGGTGCTACCAAATATCTCTGTGCGGGGCCTGAAAGCGAGTCGAAGCGGACATGCCCAGTTTTTGATGGACGGGGTGCCGATGACGCTGGCACCTTACGGGCATACAGGCCAGTCTATTTTCCCTTCCACGTTGAGCGCGTTAGATCGCATTGATGTGGTTCGGGGTGGGGCTGCGGTTCAGTATGGCCCGAACAACGTCGGCGGGGTGATTAACCTGGTGACCAAGCCGATTTCGCAGACGTGGGAAACCGAGCTCAGTAATAAATTGACTGTGTTTGAAGGCGGTGATGCGCCGTTGAATGACTTTTACTTGCGCACCGGTGGCTGGGTGTCCGATAGTTTTGCGATTCAATTGGAAGGTAACTTCCTCACCGGAGAAAGCTTCCGTGAGCACACCGATACCGACGTGAAGAACTTCCAGTTGAAAACAGAGTGGTTGGTCGACGAGTTACAATCCGTAGAAGCATTTGTACAACGCTATGATGCGGATACGCAAATGCCGGGGGCGCTGACTCCTACCGACTATCAGGCGGATCGCCATCAATCAACCCGCCCTCATGATAACTTTGAAGGGGAGACAACGCGGTGGAACGTCCGTTATACCCGTGATATTTCAACACTTCCATTCGCGGACCTGGCAGAAGCCGAAGTACTGCTGTTTGGCCACCATGCCAAGCGTAACTTTGAGTGGGGCTTTAACAGTGGTGATGGCCATTGGGCCGACCCGGGCATTGCGTCGACGCACTTGCGCACTTCTCCACGGACCTTTGATGTTTATGGGGTCGAGCCTAAAGTGAACTTCTACGTTGCGGGTACCCGCGTCAGTCAGAACTGGATTATCGGAACCCGGTTTGTCAATGAAGATATCGATTATAAGTTGACTCAAACCGCTTTCGCCGATGGGACCACGACCACGCCGCGTGACTGGAATCTGAAAACCGATGCCTGGGCGGCCTACGTCAGCAACGAAATGGGTTTCCTGGACGATACGTTGATGGTTACCCCAGGTTTGCGTTACGAATCCATTGATATGCGTTTTCATGATCTGGGCAAGGAAACGAGCGACGATAACCAAGTCAGTGAACTGTTACCGGGTCTGACCCTGGCTTATCACTTCACTGACGCGTGGGTTGGTTACGCCAATGGTCAGCGTTCATTGCGCGCACCGCAGATTGCTTATATTCGCGGCAAAGGTGAAGAAGGCATGGAGCTGGCGTGGAATTATGAATTAGGCGCCCGCTTTACCGGCGAAACATCGGCCTTCAATATCGCGCTGTATCGCATCGATTTTGAAGATCAGCTGCAGTGGAACAGCGGTGAGCAGTCGTTTGACAATATCGGTGAAACGCGTCACCAGGGGATTGAAGTGGAAGGCAGCTATTCGCCGGTCGCACTACCGGAGCTGTCGCTGCACCTGGCGTATAATTACCTGGATGCAGAGCAGCGAGAGGGGGAATTTGCGGGTAACCAGCTGCCATATACCTCAAAGCATCAGGTGATCTGGGATACAAGCTATGATTTCCGTGGCTACGAGACCACCGTATCCGGACTGTATTTCAGTGATGCCTTCAGCGATAACGCGAATACAGTCGATGAAGACGCCAGTGGCGCAACGGGTAGAGTTCCGAGTTATACCGTGTGGAATTTCAATGTCGGTAAAGACTTGTTTGCCAACGACAGCGGTACCCTGCGTGCAAACATCGCCATTAATAACCTGTTCGATAAAGAGTATTATTTCCGTGGCATTGATGTCAGCCCGGTTGGACGCTACCCGGCGCCAGGACGTTCCTACAGCCTGGATCTGAATTACACCTTCTAA
- a CDS encoding YnbE family lipoprotein, producing MDIQLKLTSILAVLAVLTMVSALSACTPTVQVTASEKPIEVNLNVKIEHEIRIKVDKEIDDLFSDDDVF from the coding sequence ATGGATATTCAGCTTAAACTTACCAGCATACTTGCAGTTCTGGCCGTCCTCACGATGGTGAGTGCGTTATCAGCCTGCACCCCGACCGTTCAGGTCACCGCCTCGGAAAAACCCATCGAAGTCAATCTCAATGTTAAAATTGAACATGAGATCCGAATTAAAGTTGATAAGGAAATAGATGACTTATTCAGTGACGACGATGTATTCTGA
- a CDS encoding YeiH family protein has product MSLYQTFKSSRASGYSFYLVALVCLFPMISSPVALILGFILASLGLVPTQVNLAALTKKLLSYSIIGLGFGIHLDQAIEASQQGLGLVIGSIFCTLGIGYLLTKLLRIEHKTGHLIAAGTAICGGSAIAAVAPAINARDDQTSLALATVFVLNSVALFLFPALGHLMEMSQHAFGTWAAIAIHDTSSVVGAAGAYGDEALKTATTLKLARALWIIPVAFLSALLFKGDSKKIGIPFFIVFYCLAILFAHWVPDLQPLYDQIFMVSKRVLVVCLFLIGSGITVQKLRAAGFQPLLLGILLWLIIGVGSLAYIQLA; this is encoded by the coding sequence ATGTCGCTTTATCAAACCTTTAAAAGCTCGCGGGCTTCTGGTTACAGCTTTTACCTGGTAGCGCTGGTCTGTCTGTTTCCGATGATCAGCTCTCCCGTGGCTTTGATTCTGGGGTTCATTCTGGCCAGCCTCGGGTTAGTCCCGACGCAAGTCAACCTGGCAGCCCTGACCAAAAAACTGCTGTCCTATTCCATTATCGGTCTTGGATTTGGGATCCATCTGGATCAAGCAATTGAAGCCAGCCAGCAAGGACTCGGACTCGTCATTGGCTCTATTTTTTGTACGCTCGGCATCGGTTACTTGCTGACCAAGCTGCTGCGGATTGAGCATAAAACCGGACACTTGATTGCCGCCGGTACCGCCATTTGCGGTGGCAGTGCCATCGCCGCCGTTGCCCCCGCGATCAATGCCCGTGACGATCAAACTTCGTTGGCATTGGCCACGGTTTTCGTCCTGAACTCAGTCGCGCTGTTTCTATTTCCGGCTCTGGGCCATCTGATGGAGATGAGCCAGCACGCCTTCGGCACCTGGGCGGCGATTGCTATCCATGACACCTCATCGGTGGTCGGTGCCGCCGGTGCCTATGGCGATGAAGCGCTGAAAACCGCCACCACCCTCAAGCTTGCCCGGGCCCTGTGGATCATTCCCGTCGCCTTTCTCAGTGCGCTGTTGTTCAAAGGCGATAGTAAGAAAATCGGCATCCCGTTTTTTATCGTTTTTTACTGCCTTGCCATCCTGTTCGCCCACTGGGTACCGGATCTACAACCGCTGTACGATCAGATTTTCATGGTGTCCAAACGTGTTTTGGTGGTGTGCCTGTTTCTCATCGGCTCTGGCATCACGGTACAGAAACTTCGCGCTGCCGGGTTCCAGCCATTACTGCTGGGGATCCTGTTGTGGTTGATCATCGGTGTCGGCTCACTGGCCTACATTCAGCTCGCCTGA